The following proteins are encoded in a genomic region of Bacteroidota bacterium:
- a CDS encoding T9SS type A sorting domain-containing protein, with product MKTIFTPVLAALLLTTPLAAQLTFNRVDTIPVVANSQLLPFPWAGGMNFCQFSEIDLDQDGTMDLFSFDRTGNKILTWVNNGTPNQSDYRFAPEYINRFPLLHDWVLLRDYNCDGKMDIFSYSVAGFSVYKNISTLSSGLQFQMVSFLVYTNLSPNSTNFMSNLYVSAVDIPAIRDVDGDGDMDVLTFGIAGTTVEWHRNYSMETYGICDSLHYKLEDQCWGKFDENALNASITLGTTCLPPPIAPLDPAQTPVLRTGNNSRHAGSCIECINTNNDADLDLVIGDLTNPFMTYLRNGGTPAAAQMDLVDYVYPQSYSVNIPLFPCGYHLDIDNDGKKDLIFAPNAPNTSENHTSVWLYKNTGDNDSVVSSFVESNFLQKDMIDLGEGATPTLHDYDGDGDFDLFVGNYGYFNSAGAYPSKIALFRNNGTNASPIYQLLTTDFAGINALNLNIVAMAPTFGDIDGDGDKDLIVGDVVGKIHFFRKDPGQPDNFVLAGANYQGIDVGNFATPQLVDVDNDGKLDLLIGEQDGRVNYFRNTGTATAPQFTVITQFLGGVTVNQVMFTTGYSTPFLFRENGASVLLVGSERGYLFRYDNIDNNLTGTFTLTDSVYIDRRFGSRIAPTGADINNDGVIDLIIGNYSGGLHAFWGDNNVSTGGEINNETVAFTLFPNPATAQVQMQTTATAVKPSVLRMYNINGQLVHQEMLTSPLSTVNTGALVSGMYICQITTHSGATAHRRLIIQ from the coding sequence CCAGGACGGCACCATGGATTTGTTTTCGTTTGACCGCACGGGAAACAAAATACTGACATGGGTAAATAACGGTACACCCAACCAAAGCGACTACCGTTTTGCGCCTGAGTATATTAATCGTTTCCCGCTCCTGCACGACTGGGTGTTGCTCCGCGATTACAATTGCGACGGGAAGATGGATATTTTCTCTTATTCGGTGGCTGGCTTTTCGGTGTATAAAAATATTTCCACTCTTTCATCGGGGCTTCAGTTTCAAATGGTGTCGTTTCTGGTGTACACCAATTTATCGCCAAACAGCACTAATTTCATGAGCAACCTGTATGTAAGTGCAGTTGATATTCCCGCCATACGCGATGTGGACGGCGACGGCGACATGGATGTACTCACCTTTGGCATTGCCGGCACCACCGTTGAATGGCACCGCAACTACAGCATGGAAACCTATGGCATTTGCGATAGTCTGCATTACAAACTTGAAGACCAGTGCTGGGGCAAGTTTGATGAAAATGCACTAAATGCCAGCATTACACTTGGCACTACATGCCTTCCGCCCCCCATTGCACCACTTGACCCGGCCCAAACACCTGTGCTGCGCACCGGAAACAACAGCCGCCACGCCGGTTCGTGCATCGAATGCATCAACACCAACAACGATGCCGACCTTGATCTGGTGATTGGCGATTTAACCAACCCGTTTATGACTTACCTGCGTAATGGCGGCACACCCGCTGCTGCACAAATGGATCTGGTAGATTATGTGTATCCGCAAAGTTATTCGGTAAATATCCCGCTGTTTCCCTGCGGTTATCATCTGGATATTGACAACGACGGGAAAAAGGACCTGATTTTTGCGCCCAACGCACCGAATACTTCTGAAAACCACACCAGCGTGTGGCTTTACAAAAACACCGGCGATAACGACAGTGTGGTGTCTTCTTTTGTAGAAAGCAACTTTTTGCAAAAAGACATGATTGATCTGGGCGAAGGCGCTACACCCACACTGCATGACTACGACGGCGATGGTGATTTTGATTTGTTTGTGGGCAACTACGGCTATTTTAACAGTGCAGGGGCGTATCCTTCAAAAATTGCCTTGTTCAGGAACAACGGCACCAACGCATCGCCCATTTATCAGTTACTTACCACAGACTTTGCCGGCATAAATGCGCTCAACCTCAATATTGTGGCAATGGCGCCCACCTTTGGTGATATTGACGGCGATGGCGACAAGGATTTGATTGTGGGTGATGTAGTGGGCAAAATTCATTTCTTCCGCAAAGACCCCGGACAGCCCGATAATTTTGTGCTTGCCGGCGCCAATTACCAGGGCATAGATGTGGGTAATTTTGCCACACCACAGTTGGTGGATGTGGACAACGACGGCAAGCTTGATCTGCTGATCGGCGAACAGGATGGCCGGGTAAACTATTTCCGCAACACCGGCACCGCCACGGCACCGCAGTTTACAGTAATTACACAGTTTCTGGGCGGCGTTACCGTAAATCAGGTTATGTTTACCACCGGCTACAGCACACCCTTCCTGTTTCGCGAAAACGGCGCTTCGGTGCTGCTCGTAGGTTCAGAACGCGGCTATCTTTTCCGTTACGATAATATCGACAACAACCTTACCGGCACATTTACCCTCACCGATTCGGTGTACATCGACCGCCGCTTTGGTTCGCGCATTGCACCTACAGGTGCAGATATAAACAACGACGGTGTAATTGACCTGATTATTGGCAACTATTCCGGCGGACTGCACGCTTTCTGGGGTGATAATAATGTATCTACAGGCGGAGAAATAAACAATGAAACTGTGGCATTTACTTTATTCCCCAATCCCGCCACAGCTCAGGTACAAATGCAAACCACTGCCACGGCCGTGAAGCCTTCGGTACTTCGCATGTATAATATAAACGGACAGCTTGTGCATCAGGAAATGCTTACGTCTCCGCTGAGTACAGTAAATACGGGCGCGCTGGTTTCAGGTATGTACATTTGCCAGATTACCACACACAGCGGAGCCACGGCACACCGCAGGTTAATTATTCAGTAG
- a CDS encoding thiol-disulfide oxidoreductase DCC family protein, whose translation MSHEGKYIVLFDGVCNFCNAGVNRIITHDPKDRFRVAPLQSEIAVKLLEPFGIKAENLDSVALIENDKIYQRSSAALRIARRMSGAWPLLFVFIIVPPFLRDAVYDWVGRNRYKWWGKREACMVPTPEIRKKFLS comes from the coding sequence ATGAGCCACGAAGGCAAATACATTGTGCTGTTTGACGGCGTTTGCAACTTTTGCAATGCCGGGGTAAACCGCATCATTACACACGACCCGAAAGACCGTTTCCGCGTGGCTCCGCTGCAATCGGAAATTGCCGTTAAACTGCTTGAGCCCTTTGGCATAAAAGCCGAAAATTTAGACAGTGTGGCATTGATAGAAAACGACAAAATCTATCAGCGTTCCTCTGCCGCGCTGCGCATTGCACGGCGCATGAGCGGAGCCTGGCCACTGCTGTTTGTGTTTATTATTGTTCCGCCTTTCCTGCGCGATGCCGTGTATGACTGGGTTGGCCGGAACCGCTATAAATGGTGGGGAAAACGCGAGGCGTGCATGGTGCCTACGCCGGAGATCCGAAAGAAATTCCTCAGTTAA
- a CDS encoding YncE family protein produces MRAQRFLMLLGSAGIAAGMFVSGCRRDMPADLTERGYPVEIAKILITKCAVSGCHNAQSAGAAAGLDLSSWTSLMRGDRNGAVVIPYAHEYSTLFLFTNHFEDLGVFAEPTMPLQDEPLSREEVIRLRNWIDAGAPDANGYVAFSDNPNRAKYYVTNQGCDVVTVFDQQTGVQMRKIKVGAEGVIESPHNVKISPDGQFWYVVFSNGRYIEKYRCSDDAFVGRILLGPNSNIAYGSWNTFSITPDGQRAYVVDWNPNGRIAQVNLNTMQFELMFQGSGLLVQPHGSAIHPNGDTLYVTCNQGNYIYKFDISDPQFTTSPDKVVIDGTTQPLNTNSENPHDMIFSPDGTKLYITSQHSNKIRVLDAATMQLIATVPVGVYPQELAISRNSPYLFITCMEDTATYPGNRGSVYVINTNTNTVEASLNSGFQPHGVAVDDAKGICFVANRNVASGGPAPHHSTNCGGRNGNVVFIRFGDWRVIPGSKIEVAVDPYSCAVRP; encoded by the coding sequence ATGCGTGCACAACGTTTTTTGATGCTGCTGGGAAGTGCGGGAATAGCAGCGGGAATGTTTGTAAGCGGCTGCCGCCGCGACATGCCGGCCGATTTAACGGAGCGCGGATATCCGGTAGAAATAGCCAAAATTCTGATTACCAAATGTGCCGTTTCGGGCTGCCACAATGCACAGAGTGCGGGGGCTGCAGCGGGGCTTGACCTGAGTTCGTGGACTTCGCTGATGCGGGGCGACAGGAACGGTGCGGTGGTGATTCCGTATGCGCACGAATACAGCACGCTGTTTTTGTTTACCAATCATTTCGAAGATTTGGGCGTATTTGCCGAGCCTACGATGCCTTTGCAGGACGAACCGCTGAGCCGCGAAGAGGTAATTCGTCTGCGTAACTGGATTGATGCCGGTGCGCCCGATGCCAACGGTTACGTGGCATTCAGTGATAATCCGAACCGGGCAAAATATTACGTGACCAATCAGGGTTGTGATGTAGTGACGGTGTTTGATCAGCAAACAGGCGTGCAGATGCGCAAGATAAAAGTGGGCGCTGAGGGTGTAATTGAATCGCCGCACAACGTAAAAATTTCGCCCGACGGACAGTTCTGGTACGTGGTGTTTTCGAACGGGCGTTACATTGAAAAGTACCGCTGTTCAGACGATGCGTTTGTGGGGCGTATTTTGCTTGGGCCGAATTCAAACATTGCCTACGGAAGCTGGAATACGTTTTCAATTACGCCCGACGGACAGCGCGCCTACGTGGTGGACTGGAACCCGAACGGACGCATTGCACAGGTAAACCTGAACACCATGCAGTTTGAGCTGATGTTTCAGGGTTCGGGCCTGCTGGTGCAGCCGCACGGCTCGGCCATACATCCAAACGGCGATACGCTGTACGTAACCTGCAACCAGGGCAATTACATTTATAAATTCGACATCAGCGATCCGCAGTTTACCACTTCGCCTGACAAGGTGGTGATAGATGGCACCACACAACCGCTGAACACCAACAGCGAGAATCCGCACGACATGATTTTTTCGCCCGACGGAACGAAGCTCTATATAACCAGCCAGCATTCAAACAAAATACGCGTGCTCGATGCCGCCACCATGCAGCTGATTGCCACGGTTCCGGTTGGTGTGTATCCGCAGGAACTGGCCATTTCACGAAACTCGCCTTACCTGTTTATTACCTGCATGGAAGATACGGCCACTTACCCCGGCAACCGAGGCTCGGTGTATGTGATTAATACGAATACCAACACGGTGGAAGCCAGCCTTAACTCCGGCTTTCAGCCACACGGCGTGGCCGTTGATGATGCGAAAGGAATTTGCTTTGTGGCCAACCGCAACGTGGCTTCGGGCGGGCCGGCACCGCACCACAGCACAAACTGCGGCGGACGAAACGGCAACGTGGTATTTATCCGCTTCGGCGACTGGCGCGTAATTCCGGGCAGCAAAATAGAAGTAGCCGTTGACCCGTATTCCTGCGCCGTGCGACCATGA
- a CDS encoding TonB-dependent receptor gives MRTFILLMFGAMLYLPLQAQQALAGCSLSLSGVVRDSGRSEVLPYAFIRLRHLGSGAVTATYADEKGRYGFRALCSGEYTAECSHLNCEMMRKTFSLTENTVLDFGLPHHEHTGPTVVISEQAPATGISQPREELSGRTLDQVRGKSLGEALTAITGVTALQTGSNIAKPMIHGLHSNRILILNNGVRQEGQQWGLEHAPEIDPFTAKRITVIKGAGSMRYGSDALGGVVLVEPGALRDSAGLGGEMHLAGFSNNREGNASLMVEQNFARLPSLSWRVQGTLRRGGNVNTPNYRLWNTGVSEANFSAAAGWHRERMEAEVYYSQFNTKIGIFSGSHIGNITDLYTAFNSVRPLAPDSFSYTIGRPFQQVEHELAKAKLHYHLSDVWTLEAVYARQYNKRLEYDKHRPRNDSLAALNRPDLSYEITSHFAEVLAEHKAVGRFTGAFGVTAQHQANTYAGRFFIPNFRNRTAAVWATERWHGDSLLTLEAGVRAEYRKLEVFKWENNVVITPVHTFANATAILGATFRFSEKAMLLINAGTAWRSPSVNELYSDGLHHGAASVEIGDRNLTPETAYNATAAFNWHEHEVMDAEVSVYYNYIAGFIFARPVMPPTVSIQGAFPTFRFSQANVTLRGADFSVRRTLSRGISATGKASILRAWNHDLNDWLILMPADRFELGLQYDWKDKKRIRNAYAGAGVQYVNKQFRVPQNSDFVAPPGAYTLVRMQAGASFVWANGQQINAGITVTNLLNETYRDYLNRFRYYADDMGRNIRLYVQIPFNFRPSNNSNNQH, from the coding sequence ATGCGAACATTCATTTTACTGATGTTCGGTGCAATGCTGTATTTGCCGCTGCAGGCACAACAGGCATTGGCCGGATGCAGTTTATCGCTTTCGGGCGTGGTGCGCGATTCGGGGCGGAGCGAGGTGCTGCCGTATGCATTTATACGGCTCCGGCATCTGGGCTCGGGCGCCGTTACTGCGACCTATGCCGATGAAAAGGGCCGTTACGGTTTCCGTGCACTTTGCAGTGGCGAGTACACGGCCGAATGCTCGCACCTGAACTGCGAAATGATGCGCAAAACGTTTTCGCTTACCGAAAACACAGTGCTCGACTTCGGGCTTCCGCACCACGAGCACACCGGCCCCACAGTGGTAATAAGCGAGCAGGCTCCGGCCACAGGCATCAGTCAGCCCCGCGAAGAACTCAGCGGCCGCACACTCGATCAGGTGCGCGGCAAATCGCTGGGCGAGGCGCTTACAGCCATAACCGGTGTTACTGCGCTGCAAACCGGCTCAAACATTGCCAAACCCATGATTCACGGCCTGCACAGCAACCGTATTCTGATACTGAACAACGGTGTGCGGCAGGAAGGCCAGCAATGGGGGCTTGAGCATGCGCCCGAAATAGATCCGTTTACCGCAAAGCGCATTACGGTTATAAAAGGCGCCGGCAGTATGCGCTACGGCAGCGATGCACTGGGCGGCGTGGTACTGGTAGAACCCGGTGCCCTGCGCGACAGCGCCGGACTTGGCGGTGAAATGCATCTGGCCGGTTTCAGCAACAACCGCGAAGGGAATGCTTCGCTTATGGTTGAACAGAACTTTGCCCGTTTGCCTTCGCTGAGCTGGCGTGTGCAGGGTACGCTGCGCCGGGGCGGAAATGTAAATACGCCCAACTACCGCCTGTGGAACACCGGAGTAAGCGAAGCCAATTTCTCGGCCGCCGCCGGCTGGCACCGCGAGCGCATGGAAGCCGAAGTGTATTACAGCCAGTTCAACACCAAAATTGGCATCTTCTCCGGCTCGCACATCGGCAACATTACCGATTTGTACACCGCGTTTAACAGCGTGCGCCCGCTTGCTCCCGATTCGTTCAGCTACACCATTGGCCGGCCGTTTCAGCAGGTGGAACATGAACTGGCCAAAGCAAAACTGCATTACCATTTAAGTGATGTGTGGACGCTGGAAGCCGTGTATGCGCGGCAGTACAACAAGCGCTTAGAGTACGACAAGCACCGGCCGCGAAACGATTCGCTGGCAGCACTCAACCGCCCCGACCTGAGCTACGAAATCACTTCGCATTTTGCCGAAGTGCTGGCCGAGCATAAAGCAGTGGGGCGGTTTACAGGCGCGTTTGGCGTTACAGCGCAGCATCAGGCAAACACCTATGCCGGGCGGTTTTTCATTCCCAATTTCCGGAACCGCACCGCTGCCGTGTGGGCCACCGAACGCTGGCATGGCGACTCGCTGCTTACACTCGAAGCCGGTGTGCGCGCCGAGTACCGGAAGCTGGAAGTGTTTAAATGGGAAAACAACGTGGTGATAACGCCGGTTCACACCTTTGCCAACGCCACGGCCATTTTGGGTGCCACCTTCCGTTTCAGCGAAAAAGCAATGTTGCTTATTAATGCCGGCACGGCCTGGCGCTCGCCTTCGGTAAACGAGCTTTACAGCGATGGCCTGCACCACGGCGCTGCATCGGTAGAAATTGGCGACCGCAACCTCACGCCCGAAACGGCCTACAATGCCACCGCAGCGTTTAACTGGCACGAACACGAAGTAATGGATGCCGAAGTGAGTGTGTATTACAACTACATTGCCGGTTTCATTTTTGCCCGGCCGGTAATGCCGCCCACGGTGAGTATTCAGGGTGCATTTCCCACCTTCCGTTTTTCGCAGGCCAATGTAACGCTGCGCGGTGCTGACTTTTCAGTGCGGCGTACACTTTCCCGGGGCATTTCGGCCACAGGTAAAGCATCCATACTCCGCGCATGGAACCATGATCTTAACGACTGGCTCATTCTTATGCCTGCCGATCGTTTTGAACTTGGTTTGCAGTACGACTGGAAAGACAAAAAGCGCATCCGCAATGCCTATGCCGGTGCCGGAGTGCAATATGTGAACAAACAATTCAGAGTACCACAAAACAGCGATTTTGTTGCGCCACCGGGTGCATATACCTTAGTACGCATGCAGGCCGGTGCCAGTTTTGTGTGGGCAAACGGACAGCAGATAAACGCGGGAATTACAGTAACCAATTTACTGAACGAAACCTACCGCGATTACCTGAACCGTTTCCGTTACTATGCCGATGATATGGGCCGTAACATCAGGCTGTATGTACAAATACCATTTAATTTCAGGCCCTCAAACAATTCAAACAATCAGCATTAA